The following proteins are co-located in the Solenopsis invicta isolate M01_SB chromosome 7, UNIL_Sinv_3.0, whole genome shotgun sequence genome:
- the LOC105193539 gene encoding zinc finger protein 91 isoform X5: MSGRRIGIADGARAAPSSLPSQPLVESADPAGARRRGGGEKESRPFAFSYSLPTIHYPLRRSVLTPVTKERYSRSKSSVRPESSDDDGVSRRTIENVVNNSCAKKEKERGRGRSRSKRARSERVKARARARVHAMFPAAGKGERRSLRGSARLSSKMSGRPPRLRALRPRAQHQRRGKTESQASDATTPRSEGNLKRAAASHEVEHNAKRYDAKKGKDTTTTKTTTTTTTTTTTDTSDAVSKTHDAMDGIENNNDDDDELTVTAVNTVNTVEAVAEDEAEEDGEMKEKNNDDDDDDDDEATLDGNVDVDVDIDVDVNVAVNSAETIDVEANGQASYECKTCDPPKMLSSIKAYFEHLRKEHKYKGKNGHSPVENRCPACSYVALNVKDLENHQRVHHLKRKFFRCAKCDYVTHIRARYTKHVKYHSMPMIKCDACDFSSAYKWNLERHMRNHGGGGAFKCRACNFTADIRQSLTVHESYHHDPPVGQINRKSNNAFERKPRNSPKRYNQVGASDFREVLNKSGSTTTSVGSSDSFVSDHSLISIDDKKSALANAECIALKCEEKGCQFITAWDSEMQRHLAECHAPVSPSKPRKPLPMLIPLSLASTKSNNTVNSSGPPTTLLKVPRVRVRPELAQIARDTELAKMNKEAANSKRNFNTAAGVFERKNASFFDKLKEKLTTTATSINNGVPEVAFEGGPTHPSGRRVFKCPHCPFWASTASRFHVHIVGHLNRKPFECSMCAYRSNWRWDITKHIKLKAAKDAVHTSARVLMTDETGRRNYSKYNKYLAQVEQQSWDEDRMEQRSIEETNSEEMPTKLVIVDNKEYVPLTGPTSQSSITIIPSSEANQNIQNVDISLRPPPPLKAAVRSRGQSLLKNSPITMHIHTPSGGGAVSISPAIDESKRTQWKCKRCNYRDTNKDNVLLHVKSHYESADHEFIEERNPFGCGDCPFSASDAATLSLHRLNHRPTLEAIFKCYLCPYYVKTKAELLEHSRLHGEELAAMHQQNTDVQISKNKLQQISISEGGVSQTKDESSIEQVIQITSRNNVTASSKMTEAQSSPPPPPSLLLDTRALPDAPLVWVSKLDGTLTKMLKCRHCPFISSRRAEVLDHETMHVDMPTQGPFIACTDCSFTCSRREVMTAHTEMHAGSLGTVHCLVDETRPDAQQANDLATLLGMPQTPMLGSEPDLQDSRLVHCCGKCPARFLCEKELRIHLRYHTTELAYSCQWCSYAARQPAHLIAHQKAHSTEYQERTKYLLSLYGHSQRYPPPATACVETDNRDTDSGPNVAWIVVEINENANNYINGTTTVQRTGNQVFTCAKCPARYFKLDALEYHMTLHGSNNRFKCNDCDYSSKTAQNLLKHQVVHRRHNESSESSTAELSSTPIAETTPTSCPESPVQSSPDPQFGVFMRGNPNFVYPGYLRNGRLKEKRYKCHKCPSAFEKREQYRVHLTLHGAKQRYRCDTCDYSVKYYANYIQHLKKHQANAEAQASRRQFEDDRISVDSDSFIDAGTATSSRKSSRSSAVNTLAVLSSVNNATLQPSNQDKQSLLLMQKKGIISSMGDADAETIRCLSCPFSTIDKDIMDLHKRRHGIERMTPSCPHCDYIPRKDENIGEHIKLHFTRMYKPESYLIVEMLTLTMEKVSANSKSEKGQRLKELLFKECEDGRFLPLTETVNSLSLRTSTSTMKATKEKVIIDPNTGETKHRLAT, encoded by the exons GTGAGACCAGAGTCGTCCGACGATGACGGTGTCTCGCGTCGAACGATAGAGAACGTGGTGAATAATTCCTGcgcgaagaaagagaaagagagagggagagggagatccaggagcaagcgagcgaggagCGAGCGAGTgaaggcgcgcgcgcgcgcgcgtgtgcacgCCATGTTTCCTGCAGCGGGCAAGGGCGAGCGAAGAAGTCTGCGCGGAAGCGCACGGCTCTCGTCCAAGATGTCGGGAAGACCGCCCCGGTTGCGTGCCCTGCGGCCGCGGGCGCAGCATCAGAGACGAGGGAAAACGGAGTCCCAGGCCTCCGACGCGACCACGCCGAGATCGGAAGGTAACCTTAAACGGGCCGCGGCGAGTCACGAGGTGGAGCACAATGCGAAGAGATACGACGCGAAGAAGGGCAAAGACACTACCACGAccaagacgacgacgacgacgacgacgacgacgacgacggacacGTCTGACGCTGTGAGTAAGACGCACGATGCGATGGACGGAATTGAaaacaacaacgacgacgacgacgagctaACGGTGACCGCCGTCAACACCGTCAACACCGTCGAGGCCGTAGCCGAGGATGAGGCGGAAGAGGATGGGGAGATGAAGGAGAagaacaacgacgacgacgacgatgacgacgatgaggCGACGCTGGACGGCAACGTCGACGTGGATGTCGACATCGACGTTGACGTGAACGTCGCGGTGAATTCCGCGGAGACGATCGACGTCGAGGCAAACGGCCAGGCGTCTTACGAGTGCAAGACCTGCGATCCGCCGAAAATGCTGTCCAGTATCAAGGCCTATTTCGAGCATCTGCGAAAGGAGCACAAATATAAG gGCAAAAACGGGCACAGTCCAGTCGAAAATCGTTGCCCTGCGTGTTCGTATGTCGCATTGAACGTGAAAGATCTTGAAAATCACCAAAGAGTGCAtcatttgaaaagaaaattttttcgatGCGCAAAATGCGATTACGTGACGCACATCAGAGCGCGTTATACTAAGCATGTTAAATATCATTCTATGCCGATGATCAAGTGCGATGCTTGTGATTTTAGTTCAGCGTATAAG TGGAATCTAGAAAGACACATGCGGAATCATGGAGGTGGAGGTGCTTTCAAATGTCGTGCATGTAATTTTACTGCTGATATCCGTCAGAGCTTAACGGTGCATGAGTCGTATCATCATGACCCACCTGTCGGTCAGATCAACCGCAAAAGTAATAACGCTTTCGAACGTAAGCCACGAAATAGTCCAAAACGTTACAATCAG GTTGGAGCCAGTGACTTTCgagaagttttaaataaaagtggaAGTACAACCACCTCGGTCGGTTCTTCCGATTCGTTCGTATCAGATCACTCGCTAATTTCGATAGACGATAAGAAAAGCGCCCTGGCCAACGCCGAGTGCATCGCGTTAAAATGCGAGGAGAAAGGCTGCCAATTTATAACAGCCTGGGACTCTGAGATGCAGCGTCATTTAGCGGAGTGTCACGCGCCGGTTTCTCCATCGAAGCCAAGAAAGCCACTGCCGATGTTAATTCCATTGAGCCTAGCGAGCACCAAGTCCAATAACACGGTCAACAGTAGCGGCCCACCTACGACCCTATTGAAAGTTCCGCGCGTTAGAGTGAGACCTGAACTGGCGCAAATCGCGAGGGATACGGAGCTAGCTAAGATGAACAAGGAG GCCGCGAATTCGAAGAGGAATTTCAATACTGCCGCTGGGGTATTCGAGAGAAAGAATGCCTCCTTCTTCGATAAACTGAAGGAAAAACTAACGACGACCGCGACGTCGATTAATAACGGTGTGCCGGAGGTAGCT TTTGAAGGTGGTCCGACACATCCGAGCGGACGACGAGTATTCAAATGTCCCCATTGTCCATTTTGGGCTTCCACCGCAAGTCGCTTTCACGTACATATAGTCGGTCATTTAAACCGGAAGCCGTTCGAGTGTTCAATGTGCGCGTATCGTTCTAACTGGCGATGGGACATCACAAAACATATTAAGCTTAAAGCGGCTAAAGACGCAGTGCATACGAGCGCCAGAGTGCTCATGACGGATGAGACAGGTCGACGGAATTATtccaaatataacaaatatctcGCACAG GTAGAACAGCAATCGTGGGACGAAGATCGTATGGAACAGCGTAGCATAGAAGAAACAAATTCTGAAGAAATGCCGACGAAATTGGTGATTGTGGACAACAAAGAGTACGTTCCGTTGACTGGCCCGACGTCGCAATCTTCTATCACGATTATTCCGTCGAGTGAGGcaaatcaaaatattcaaaatgtagACATAAGTCTGCGACCTCCACCACCGCTCAAAGCAGCGGTTAGAAGTCGTGGACAGTCTCTGTTGAAGAACAGTCCGATTACGATGCATATACATACTCCTAGTGGTGGTGGTGCGGTCTCTATATCTCCAGCGATAGATGAGAGTAAACGCACTCAGTGGAAGTGTAAACGTTGTAATTACCGAGATACCAACAAAGATAACGTGTTGTTGCATGTTAAATCTCATTACGAATCTGCTGATCATGAGTTCATAGAAGAAAGG AATCCATTTGGTTGTGGGGATTGTCCATTTTCAGCATCGGACGCTGCTACTCTGTCTCTTCATAGGCTAAACCATCGGCCAACCTTAGAAGCTATATTTAAATGCTATCTTTGTCCATACTACGTTAAAACAAAGGC aGAATTATTGGAGCACTCTAGACTCCACGGGGAAGAGCTGGCAGCTATGCATCAGCAAAATACGGATGTTCAAATTTCTAAGAATAAATTGCAACAAATATCAATTTCCGAAGGTG gtGTTTCACAAACAAAAGACGAATCGTCCATAGAACAAGTAATTCAGATAACGTCGCGTAACAATGTAACGGCATCTTCAAAGATGACGGAAGCTCAGTCGTCACCGCCTCCACCACCGTCGCTTCTTCTAGATACTCGTGCCCTTCCGGATGCTCCGTTGGTTTGGGTATCGAAGCTAGATGGCACTCTGACGAAGATGCTCAAGTGTCGCCACTGTCCGTTCATCTCATCGCGACGTGCGGAGGTGCTTGATCATGAGACAATGCATGTAGACATGCCAACGCAGGGACCCTTCATCGCCTGTACAGACTGTAGCTTTACTTGCTCGCGTCGGGAGGTCATGACCGCACATACAGAAATGCATGCGGGATCTCTGGGTACCGTTCATTGTCTTGTCGATGAAACACGACCTGATGCCCAACAGGCGAATGATCTGGCCACTCTACTTGGCATGCCACAAACTCCTATGTTAGGTAGTGAGCCTGATCTACAGGATTCCCGTCTTGTGCATTGCTGCGGCAAGTGTCCGGCGCGATTTCTGTGCGAGAAAGAGTTGCGTATTCATCTGCGGTACCACACCACGGAACTAGCGTATTCATGCCAATGGTGTTCATATGCAGCGCGACAACCGGCGCATTTGATAGCTCATCAAAAGGCGCACTCGACAGAATATCAGGAGCGCACCAAATATTTGTTGTCGTTGTACGGTCACTCGCAGCGTTATCCTCCGCCTGCGACAGCATGCGTCGAGACGGATAATCGGGACACTGACAGTGGGCCGAATGTCGCGTGGATCGTCGTTGAGATCAATGAGAATGCGAACAACTATATCAATGGTACTACAACCGTTCAAAGAACTGGAAATCAGGTATTTACGTGCGCCAAGTGTCCAGCTCGTTACTTCAAATTAGATGCTTTGGAGTACCACATGACGCTTCACGGTTCAAATAATCGGTTCAAATGTAATGATTGCGATTATTCGTCGAAAACAGCACAAAATCTATTGAAACATCAGGTAGTACATCGACGGCACAATGAATCCAGCGAAAGTTCGACTGCGGAACTATCATCTACCCCCATTGCTGAAACTACTCCGACATCTTGTCCCGAATCTCCAGTGCAATCATCACCGGATCCACAATTCGGTGTCTTTATGCGTGGCAATCCAAACTTTGTTTATCCAGGTTATCTACGGAACGGCCGTTTGAAGGAAAAGCGCTACAAATGTCACAAATGTCCGTCCGCTTTTGAAAAGCGTGAGCAATATAGGGTTCATCTGACTTTGCACGGTGCAAAACAACGCTATCGCTGTGATACGTGTGACTACTCGGTGAAATACTATGCGAATTACATACAGCATTTGAAGAAACACCAGGCAAACGCGGAAGCGCAGGCATCTCGCAGACAATTTGAGGACGACCGAATTTCAGTGGATAGCGATAGCTTCATCGATGCAGGTACGGCAACATCGTCACGCAAGTCTTCGCGATCGTCTGCTGTTAACACGCTTGCGGTATTGTCTTCTGTCAATAATGCTACCCTGCAACCCTCTAATCAGGATAAGCAAAGTTTActattgatgcaaaaaaaagGCATCATTTCATCAATGGGTGACGCCGACGCGGAGACGATCCGCTGCCTGAGTTGTCCGTTTTCCACTATCGATAAAGATATCATGGACTTGCACAAACGTCGCCATGGCATCGAACGCATGACGCCGTCGTGTCCGCATTGCGACTACATTCCGCGAAAAGACGAGAACATCGGTGAGCACATTAAGCTGCACTTTACAAGGATGTACAAACCCGAATCTTATCTTATAGTCGAGATGCTTACGTTAACGATGGAGAAGGTATCCGCCAACAGCAAGAGTGAAAAGGGTCAGCGGTTGAAGGAATTATTGTTCAAGGAATGCGAGGATGGTAGATTCCTACCACTCACAGAAACGGTCAACTCTCTTTCTCTACGTACTTCCACCTCGACAATGAAGGCTACCAAGGAGAAGGTTATCATAGACCCAAACACAGGCGAAACTAAGCATCGTCTTGCCACGTAA
- the LOC105193539 gene encoding uncharacterized protein LOC105193539 isoform X8: MSGRRIGIADGARAAPSSLPSQPLVESADPAGARRRGGGEKESRPFAFSYSLPTIHYPLRRSVLTPVTKERYSRSKSSVRPESSDDDGVSRRTIENVVNNSCAKKEKERGRGRSRSKRARSERVKARARARVHAMFPAAGKGERRSLRGSARLSSKMSGRPPRLRALRPRAQHQRRGKTESQASDATTPRSEGNLKRAAASHEVEHNAKRYDAKKGKDTTTTKTTTTTTTTTTTDTSDAVSKTHDAMDGIENNNDDDDELTVTAVNTVNTVEAVAEDEAEEDGEMKEKNNDDDDDDDDEATLDGNVDVDVDIDVDVNVAVNSAETIDVEANGQASYECKTCDPPKMLSSIKAYFEHLRKEHKYKGKNGHSPVENRCPACSYVALNVKDLENHQRVHHLKRKFFRCAKCDYVTHIRARYTKHVKYHSMPMIKCDACDFSSAYKWNLERHMRNHGGGGAFKCRACNFTADIRQSLTVHESYHHDPPVGQINRKSNNAFERKPRNSPKRYNQVGASDFREVLNKSGSTTTSVGSSDSFVSDHSLISIDDKKSALANAECIALKCEEKGCQFITAWDSEMQRHLAECHAPVSPSKPRKPLPMLIPLSLASTKSNNTVNSSGPPTTLLKVPRVRVRPELAQIARDTELAKMNKEAANSKRNFNTAAGVFERKNASFFDKLKEKLTTTATSINNGVPEVAVEQQSWDEDRMEQRSIEETNSEEMPTKLVIVDNKEYVPLTGPTSQSSITIIPSSEANQNIQNVDISLRPPPPLKAAVRSRGQSLLKNSPITMHIHTPSGGGAVSISPAIDESKRTQWKCKRCNYRDTNKDNVLLHVKSHYESADHEFIEERNPFGCGDCPFSASDAATLSLHRLNHRPTLEAIFKCYLCPYYVKTKAELLEHSRLHGEELAAMHQQNTDVQISKNKLQQISISEGGVSQTKDESSIEQVIQITSRNNVTASSKMTEAQSSPPPPPSLLLDTRALPDAPLVWVSKLDGTLTKMLKCRHCPFISSRRAEVLDHETMHVDMPTQGPFIACTDCSFTCSRREVMTAHTEMHAGSLGTVHCLVDETRPDAQQANDLATLLGMPQTPMLGSEPDLQDSRLVHCCGKCPARFLCEKELRIHLRYHTTELAYSCQWCSYAARQPAHLIAHQKAHSTEYQERTKYLLSLYGHSQRYPPPATACVETDNRDTDSGPNVAWIVVEINENANNYINGTTTVQRTGNQVFTCAKCPARYFKLDALEYHMTLHGSNNRFKCNDCDYSSKTAQNLLKHQVVHRRHNESSESSTAELSSTPIAETTPTSCPESPVQSSPDPQFGVFMRGNPNFVYPGYLRNGRLKEKRYKCHKCPSAFEKREQYRVHLTLHGAKQRYRCDTCDYSVKYYANYIQHLKKHQANAEAQASRRQFEDDRISVDSDSFIDAGTATSSRKSSRSSAVNTLAVLSSVNNATLQPSNQDKQSLLLMQKKGIISSMGDADAETIRCLSCPFSTIDKDIMDLHKRRHGIERMTPSCPHCDYIPRKDENIGEHIKLHFTRMYKPESYLIVEMLTLTMEKVSANSKSEKGQRLKELLFKECEDGRFLPLTETVNSLSLRTSTSTMKATKEKVIIDPNTGETKHRLAT; this comes from the exons GTGAGACCAGAGTCGTCCGACGATGACGGTGTCTCGCGTCGAACGATAGAGAACGTGGTGAATAATTCCTGcgcgaagaaagagaaagagagagggagagggagatccaggagcaagcgagcgaggagCGAGCGAGTgaaggcgcgcgcgcgcgcgcgtgtgcacgCCATGTTTCCTGCAGCGGGCAAGGGCGAGCGAAGAAGTCTGCGCGGAAGCGCACGGCTCTCGTCCAAGATGTCGGGAAGACCGCCCCGGTTGCGTGCCCTGCGGCCGCGGGCGCAGCATCAGAGACGAGGGAAAACGGAGTCCCAGGCCTCCGACGCGACCACGCCGAGATCGGAAGGTAACCTTAAACGGGCCGCGGCGAGTCACGAGGTGGAGCACAATGCGAAGAGATACGACGCGAAGAAGGGCAAAGACACTACCACGAccaagacgacgacgacgacgacgacgacgacgacgacggacacGTCTGACGCTGTGAGTAAGACGCACGATGCGATGGACGGAATTGAaaacaacaacgacgacgacgacgagctaACGGTGACCGCCGTCAACACCGTCAACACCGTCGAGGCCGTAGCCGAGGATGAGGCGGAAGAGGATGGGGAGATGAAGGAGAagaacaacgacgacgacgacgatgacgacgatgaggCGACGCTGGACGGCAACGTCGACGTGGATGTCGACATCGACGTTGACGTGAACGTCGCGGTGAATTCCGCGGAGACGATCGACGTCGAGGCAAACGGCCAGGCGTCTTACGAGTGCAAGACCTGCGATCCGCCGAAAATGCTGTCCAGTATCAAGGCCTATTTCGAGCATCTGCGAAAGGAGCACAAATATAAG gGCAAAAACGGGCACAGTCCAGTCGAAAATCGTTGCCCTGCGTGTTCGTATGTCGCATTGAACGTGAAAGATCTTGAAAATCACCAAAGAGTGCAtcatttgaaaagaaaattttttcgatGCGCAAAATGCGATTACGTGACGCACATCAGAGCGCGTTATACTAAGCATGTTAAATATCATTCTATGCCGATGATCAAGTGCGATGCTTGTGATTTTAGTTCAGCGTATAAG TGGAATCTAGAAAGACACATGCGGAATCATGGAGGTGGAGGTGCTTTCAAATGTCGTGCATGTAATTTTACTGCTGATATCCGTCAGAGCTTAACGGTGCATGAGTCGTATCATCATGACCCACCTGTCGGTCAGATCAACCGCAAAAGTAATAACGCTTTCGAACGTAAGCCACGAAATAGTCCAAAACGTTACAATCAG GTTGGAGCCAGTGACTTTCgagaagttttaaataaaagtggaAGTACAACCACCTCGGTCGGTTCTTCCGATTCGTTCGTATCAGATCACTCGCTAATTTCGATAGACGATAAGAAAAGCGCCCTGGCCAACGCCGAGTGCATCGCGTTAAAATGCGAGGAGAAAGGCTGCCAATTTATAACAGCCTGGGACTCTGAGATGCAGCGTCATTTAGCGGAGTGTCACGCGCCGGTTTCTCCATCGAAGCCAAGAAAGCCACTGCCGATGTTAATTCCATTGAGCCTAGCGAGCACCAAGTCCAATAACACGGTCAACAGTAGCGGCCCACCTACGACCCTATTGAAAGTTCCGCGCGTTAGAGTGAGACCTGAACTGGCGCAAATCGCGAGGGATACGGAGCTAGCTAAGATGAACAAGGAG GCCGCGAATTCGAAGAGGAATTTCAATACTGCCGCTGGGGTATTCGAGAGAAAGAATGCCTCCTTCTTCGATAAACTGAAGGAAAAACTAACGACGACCGCGACGTCGATTAATAACGGTGTGCCGGAGGTAGCT GTAGAACAGCAATCGTGGGACGAAGATCGTATGGAACAGCGTAGCATAGAAGAAACAAATTCTGAAGAAATGCCGACGAAATTGGTGATTGTGGACAACAAAGAGTACGTTCCGTTGACTGGCCCGACGTCGCAATCTTCTATCACGATTATTCCGTCGAGTGAGGcaaatcaaaatattcaaaatgtagACATAAGTCTGCGACCTCCACCACCGCTCAAAGCAGCGGTTAGAAGTCGTGGACAGTCTCTGTTGAAGAACAGTCCGATTACGATGCATATACATACTCCTAGTGGTGGTGGTGCGGTCTCTATATCTCCAGCGATAGATGAGAGTAAACGCACTCAGTGGAAGTGTAAACGTTGTAATTACCGAGATACCAACAAAGATAACGTGTTGTTGCATGTTAAATCTCATTACGAATCTGCTGATCATGAGTTCATAGAAGAAAGG AATCCATTTGGTTGTGGGGATTGTCCATTTTCAGCATCGGACGCTGCTACTCTGTCTCTTCATAGGCTAAACCATCGGCCAACCTTAGAAGCTATATTTAAATGCTATCTTTGTCCATACTACGTTAAAACAAAGGC aGAATTATTGGAGCACTCTAGACTCCACGGGGAAGAGCTGGCAGCTATGCATCAGCAAAATACGGATGTTCAAATTTCTAAGAATAAATTGCAACAAATATCAATTTCCGAAGGTG gtGTTTCACAAACAAAAGACGAATCGTCCATAGAACAAGTAATTCAGATAACGTCGCGTAACAATGTAACGGCATCTTCAAAGATGACGGAAGCTCAGTCGTCACCGCCTCCACCACCGTCGCTTCTTCTAGATACTCGTGCCCTTCCGGATGCTCCGTTGGTTTGGGTATCGAAGCTAGATGGCACTCTGACGAAGATGCTCAAGTGTCGCCACTGTCCGTTCATCTCATCGCGACGTGCGGAGGTGCTTGATCATGAGACAATGCATGTAGACATGCCAACGCAGGGACCCTTCATCGCCTGTACAGACTGTAGCTTTACTTGCTCGCGTCGGGAGGTCATGACCGCACATACAGAAATGCATGCGGGATCTCTGGGTACCGTTCATTGTCTTGTCGATGAAACACGACCTGATGCCCAACAGGCGAATGATCTGGCCACTCTACTTGGCATGCCACAAACTCCTATGTTAGGTAGTGAGCCTGATCTACAGGATTCCCGTCTTGTGCATTGCTGCGGCAAGTGTCCGGCGCGATTTCTGTGCGAGAAAGAGTTGCGTATTCATCTGCGGTACCACACCACGGAACTAGCGTATTCATGCCAATGGTGTTCATATGCAGCGCGACAACCGGCGCATTTGATAGCTCATCAAAAGGCGCACTCGACAGAATATCAGGAGCGCACCAAATATTTGTTGTCGTTGTACGGTCACTCGCAGCGTTATCCTCCGCCTGCGACAGCATGCGTCGAGACGGATAATCGGGACACTGACAGTGGGCCGAATGTCGCGTGGATCGTCGTTGAGATCAATGAGAATGCGAACAACTATATCAATGGTACTACAACCGTTCAAAGAACTGGAAATCAGGTATTTACGTGCGCCAAGTGTCCAGCTCGTTACTTCAAATTAGATGCTTTGGAGTACCACATGACGCTTCACGGTTCAAATAATCGGTTCAAATGTAATGATTGCGATTATTCGTCGAAAACAGCACAAAATCTATTGAAACATCAGGTAGTACATCGACGGCACAATGAATCCAGCGAAAGTTCGACTGCGGAACTATCATCTACCCCCATTGCTGAAACTACTCCGACATCTTGTCCCGAATCTCCAGTGCAATCATCACCGGATCCACAATTCGGTGTCTTTATGCGTGGCAATCCAAACTTTGTTTATCCAGGTTATCTACGGAACGGCCGTTTGAAGGAAAAGCGCTACAAATGTCACAAATGTCCGTCCGCTTTTGAAAAGCGTGAGCAATATAGGGTTCATCTGACTTTGCACGGTGCAAAACAACGCTATCGCTGTGATACGTGTGACTACTCGGTGAAATACTATGCGAATTACATACAGCATTTGAAGAAACACCAGGCAAACGCGGAAGCGCAGGCATCTCGCAGACAATTTGAGGACGACCGAATTTCAGTGGATAGCGATAGCTTCATCGATGCAGGTACGGCAACATCGTCACGCAAGTCTTCGCGATCGTCTGCTGTTAACACGCTTGCGGTATTGTCTTCTGTCAATAATGCTACCCTGCAACCCTCTAATCAGGATAAGCAAAGTTTActattgatgcaaaaaaaagGCATCATTTCATCAATGGGTGACGCCGACGCGGAGACGATCCGCTGCCTGAGTTGTCCGTTTTCCACTATCGATAAAGATATCATGGACTTGCACAAACGTCGCCATGGCATCGAACGCATGACGCCGTCGTGTCCGCATTGCGACTACATTCCGCGAAAAGACGAGAACATCGGTGAGCACATTAAGCTGCACTTTACAAGGATGTACAAACCCGAATCTTATCTTATAGTCGAGATGCTTACGTTAACGATGGAGAAGGTATCCGCCAACAGCAAGAGTGAAAAGGGTCAGCGGTTGAAGGAATTATTGTTCAAGGAATGCGAGGATGGTAGATTCCTACCACTCACAGAAACGGTCAACTCTCTTTCTCTACGTACTTCCACCTCGACAATGAAGGCTACCAAGGAGAAGGTTATCATAGACCCAAACACAGGCGAAACTAAGCATCGTCTTGCCACGTAA